A part of Rhodohalobacter barkolensis genomic DNA contains:
- a CDS encoding type II toxin-antitoxin system Phd/YefM family antitoxin, translating into MITKSKKWQLQEAKNRFSEVVRKASEEGPQTVTKHGKDSVVVLSAEDYRKLEQPKTSLIEFFRKSPLSKVEIDLKRDKSPARSVEL; encoded by the coding sequence ATGATCACAAAATCTAAAAAATGGCAATTACAGGAAGCTAAAAACCGATTTAGCGAAGTCGTTCGCAAGGCATCGGAAGAGGGACCCCAAACTGTGACAAAACATGGAAAGGACAGCGTAGTGGTGCTTTCGGCTGAAGACTATCGAAAATTAGAACAACCGAAGACGTCTTTGATTGAGTTTTTTCGAAAATCTCCTCTTTCAAAGGTTGAGATTGACCTAAAGCGAGATAAATCCCCAGCCCGTAGTGTTGAACTATGA